A single window of Nocardia higoensis DNA harbors:
- a CDS encoding DUF4333 domain-containing protein: protein MTAPTRPPRASQPYPVAEAPEPEHTDGGWASVLVAAIVAAVAIAVAGVIAGLVVVNLRESAMGDTPRTTVTSSPVAAAPAGQIPAPLEITVATEAPALTTVAPETGTLDQAAVQSGVVTVLSGSYGLTGVGAATCPAGQAIVVGAQFACSVTIDGEPMSVSVTITSTDGVYEVSRPF, encoded by the coding sequence ATGACAGCACCGACGCGGCCACCGAGGGCGTCCCAGCCCTACCCGGTCGCCGAAGCGCCCGAACCCGAGCACACCGACGGCGGTTGGGCGTCCGTGCTGGTGGCAGCCATCGTGGCGGCGGTCGCCATCGCGGTGGCCGGGGTGATCGCCGGACTGGTGGTGGTGAATCTGCGGGAGAGCGCGATGGGCGACACACCGCGGACCACGGTCACGTCCTCGCCGGTGGCCGCCGCGCCCGCCGGGCAGATTCCCGCACCGCTCGAGATCACCGTCGCCACCGAGGCACCCGCGCTCACCACTGTCGCCCCCGAGACCGGCACCCTCGATCAGGCCGCCGTGCAGAGCGGCGTGGTGACGGTCCTGAGCGGCTCCTACGGTCTCACCGGCGTCGGTGCGGCGACGTGCCCCGCCGGTCAGGCGATCGTCGTCGGCGCGCAGTTCGCCTGCTCGGTGACGATCGACGGCGAGCCGATGTCGGTGTCGGTGACGATCACCAGCACCGACGGCGTGTACGAGGTGAGCAGGCCCTTCTGA
- a CDS encoding dihydroorotate dehydrogenase-like protein, whose translation MDLSTRYLGLTLRNPLMAAASPLSRTVDGVRRLADAGVGAVVLYSLFEEQLVREAQRNAALTERGSQSYAESLSYFPRRATQDHGPRRYLSLLERAARAVPIPVIGSLNGVTPGGWTDHARSMQDAGAAAIELNIYFLPSDPHVSGRDVEQRHLDILARVQDAVTVPVQVKISPHFSSVGEMALRLDAAGADGLVLFNRFLQPGIDCETRTVVPDIQLSTAAESRLPMTWIALLRGRIGAALAGGGGVEDGADVVRFLLAGADVVQTASALLRHGPEYAAVLLDEVCRWMRRKEYGSVEEFRGLLAVPPGADGTSRGRGDYVSALREADTGAYDIL comes from the coding sequence ATGGACCTGTCCACACGGTACCTGGGCCTCACACTGCGCAATCCGCTCATGGCGGCGGCGTCCCCGCTCTCACGGACGGTCGACGGTGTCCGCAGGCTCGCCGACGCAGGCGTCGGCGCGGTGGTGCTCTATTCGCTGTTCGAAGAGCAACTGGTGCGCGAAGCGCAGCGCAACGCGGCACTGACCGAGCGCGGTTCGCAGAGCTACGCCGAGTCGCTGTCGTATTTTCCGCGGCGCGCCACGCAGGATCACGGCCCGCGCCGCTACCTGAGCCTGCTCGAACGCGCCGCGCGGGCCGTGCCGATCCCGGTCATCGGCAGCCTCAACGGCGTCACACCGGGCGGCTGGACCGACCATGCCCGGTCGATGCAGGACGCCGGTGCGGCCGCGATCGAGCTGAACATCTACTTCCTGCCCAGTGATCCGCACGTCAGCGGAAGGGACGTCGAACAACGGCACCTCGACATCCTGGCCCGGGTCCAGGACGCCGTCACCGTCCCGGTGCAGGTCAAGATCTCCCCCCACTTCAGTTCTGTCGGAGAGATGGCGCTGCGCCTCGACGCGGCGGGCGCCGACGGGCTGGTGCTGTTCAACCGGTTCCTGCAGCCCGGCATCGACTGCGAGACCCGCACCGTCGTCCCCGACATCCAGCTGTCCACCGCGGCCGAATCCCGTCTGCCGATGACCTGGATCGCTTTGCTCCGCGGGCGGATCGGTGCCGCGCTCGCCGGGGGTGGAGGTGTCGAGGACGGCGCCGACGTCGTCAGATTTCTGCTGGCCGGGGCTGATGTCGTGCAGACGGCGTCGGCGTTGTTGCGGCACGGTCCCGAGTACGCCGCCGTCCTGCTCGACGAGGTGTGTCGGTGGATGCGCCGCAAGGAGTACGGCAGCGTCGAGGAGTTCCGTGGGTTGCTCGCCGTACCCCCCGGCGCGGACGGCACGAGCCGCGGACGTGGCGACTACGTCAGCGCACTGCGCGAGGCCGACACCGGCGCTTACGACATCCTCTGA
- a CDS encoding sensor histidine kinase, whose product MRQFSLWLRGKPLVADSILALGLLVLDLTGIGAAVQPAVYLVLAGLLPLPIALRRRYPRSMSAAMVALAIGTTLLGYLLDDFAQHPALLGLGVMLYTLVAYVGRREGLILLVALAVDSLLAMALLDQPTTTTVAFVAVYYALCWTLAEFNGARHAYDAEVAARLAVADDELRRRTHEAVAAERTRIARELHDVVAHAVSVIIVQADGARYALRRDPDAAEQSLGVIAATGRDALRELRRTVELLRTEHAPGELPQHGTAGIAKVVEMMRGTGLAVELEMTGAIDDVAPEVSLGVHRIVQESLTNTLRHSGAHPKAWVRVHRREHDVLVEVTDSGGVPVADFPLETTGSGLSGRRGERTGGSDASPSGATTAPGGASGFRGARGSRGARGSGGGSGLGLVGMRERVAVLGGSLTVGPQPDGAWRVCAIIPLELAEHPGSIALP is encoded by the coding sequence GTGCGACAGTTCAGTCTCTGGCTGCGCGGCAAGCCGCTGGTGGCGGATTCGATCCTGGCACTGGGCCTGCTGGTGCTCGACCTGACCGGCATCGGCGCGGCCGTCCAGCCCGCGGTCTATCTGGTGCTGGCCGGTCTGCTCCCGCTGCCGATCGCGCTGCGGCGGCGGTATCCGCGGTCGATGTCGGCGGCCATGGTGGCGCTCGCGATCGGCACGACCCTGCTGGGATACCTGCTCGACGACTTCGCCCAGCACCCGGCGTTGCTGGGCTTGGGCGTGATGCTCTACACCCTGGTCGCCTACGTGGGCAGGCGGGAGGGACTGATCCTGCTGGTGGCGCTGGCGGTCGATTCACTGCTGGCGATGGCGCTGCTGGATCAGCCGACCACCACCACGGTGGCGTTCGTGGCGGTGTACTACGCGCTGTGCTGGACGCTGGCCGAATTCAACGGCGCCCGGCACGCCTACGACGCCGAGGTCGCCGCGCGCCTGGCGGTGGCCGACGACGAACTGCGCAGACGCACCCACGAAGCCGTCGCCGCCGAGCGCACCCGGATCGCGCGAGAACTGCACGACGTCGTCGCGCACGCGGTGTCGGTGATCATCGTCCAGGCCGACGGCGCCCGCTACGCGTTGCGCCGGGACCCCGACGCCGCCGAACAGTCTCTCGGCGTCATCGCCGCCACCGGCCGCGACGCCCTGCGCGAACTGCGCCGCACGGTGGAACTGCTGCGCACCGAGCACGCGCCGGGTGAACTGCCCCAGCACGGGACGGCCGGGATCGCCAAGGTGGTGGAGATGATGCGCGGCACGGGGCTCGCGGTGGAGTTGGAGATGACCGGCGCGATCGACGACGTCGCTCCCGAGGTCAGCCTCGGTGTGCACCGCATCGTGCAGGAGTCGCTGACCAACACCCTGCGGCACTCCGGCGCGCATCCCAAGGCGTGGGTGCGGGTGCATCGCCGCGAGCACGACGTGTTGGTCGAGGTCACCGACTCCGGCGGCGTGCCGGTCGCGGACTTTCCGCTCGAGACGACAGGGTCGGGCCTGTCCGGGCGTCGAGGCGAGCGCACCGGCGGGAGCGACGCCTCGCCGAGCGGTGCCACCACCGCGCCGGGCGGTGCGAGCGGTTTTCGCGGTGCCCGCGGTTCCCGTGGTGCGCGCGGTTCGGGCGGGGGGAGCGGCCTGGGCCTGGTCGGCATGCGCGAGCGCGTGGCCGTGCTCGGCGGCAGCCTCACCGTCGGGCCGCAGCCCGACGGTGCCTGGCGGGTGTGCGCGATCATCCCGCTCGAACTCGCCGAGCATCCCGGTTCGATCGCCCTGCCCTGA
- a CDS encoding metallopeptidase TldD-related protein — protein sequence MSALGVPAGEVVERALAASRADEAIVLVTDAHEASLRWAGNSMTTNGVSASRQWAVVSIFRDGPAVARVGSVSSTSVDPADIETVVRAAEEAARTAEPAKDAAPLLEVDGPAPDWADEPGSTGIDVFAEPARGLAGGFDGADRLYGFAHHRVHTTWLGTSTGLRRRFVQPTGSLEINGKRGPEADPASAWVGVSTPDFTDVDIAGMLGELSRRLDWAAKKVDLPAGRYETILPPSAVADLMISLMWSMEARGAYEGHNAFATPGGGTRIGERLTDLPLTLYSDPTAEHLRHRPFVATAASSDTLSVFDNGLIADRVDWVREGVINALAQSRATAAEFGSVTTVPGENLLLTGGSTAGIDDLVAGTERGLLLTTLWYIREVDPATLLLTGLTRDGVYLVEDGRVTAEVNNFRFNESPLDLLRRASEAGATELTLPREWSDWFTRTAMPPLRIPDFHMSSVSRAT from the coding sequence GTGAGCGCACTGGGAGTGCCCGCGGGCGAGGTGGTCGAGCGGGCGCTGGCCGCGTCCCGCGCCGACGAGGCGATCGTGCTGGTCACCGACGCCCACGAGGCGTCGTTGCGCTGGGCGGGCAATTCCATGACCACCAACGGCGTTTCGGCGTCGCGGCAGTGGGCGGTGGTGTCGATCTTCCGTGACGGCCCGGCCGTCGCTCGGGTCGGCAGTGTCAGCTCCACCAGCGTCGATCCCGCCGATATCGAGACCGTGGTGCGCGCCGCCGAAGAGGCCGCGCGCACCGCCGAGCCCGCGAAGGACGCCGCGCCGCTGCTCGAGGTCGACGGCCCCGCGCCGGACTGGGCGGACGAGCCGGGCAGCACCGGCATCGACGTGTTCGCCGAACCGGCGCGCGGACTGGCGGGGGGATTCGACGGCGCCGACCGGCTCTACGGTTTCGCCCATCATCGGGTCCACACCACCTGGCTGGGCACCTCCACCGGGTTGCGGAGGCGGTTCGTCCAGCCCACCGGATCGCTGGAGATCAACGGAAAACGCGGTCCCGAAGCCGATCCGGCCAGCGCGTGGGTCGGGGTGAGCACGCCCGATTTCACCGATGTGGACATCGCCGGAATGCTCGGGGAACTGTCGCGGCGGCTGGACTGGGCGGCGAAGAAAGTCGACCTGCCCGCCGGACGCTACGAGACAATCCTGCCGCCCTCGGCGGTGGCCGATCTGATGATCTCGCTGATGTGGTCGATGGAGGCCCGCGGCGCCTACGAGGGACACAATGCCTTCGCCACGCCGGGCGGCGGCACCAGGATCGGCGAGCGGCTCACCGATCTGCCGCTCACCCTCTACTCCGACCCGACCGCCGAGCATCTGCGGCACCGGCCGTTCGTCGCGACCGCCGCCTCCTCGGACACGCTGTCGGTCTTCGACAACGGCCTGATCGCCGATCGGGTGGACTGGGTGCGCGAGGGCGTGATCAACGCGCTGGCCCAATCCCGTGCCACCGCTGCCGAATTCGGCTCCGTCACCACGGTTCCCGGGGAGAATCTGCTACTCACCGGTGGTTCGACGGCCGGCATCGACGATCTGGTCGCGGGCACCGAACGGGGTCTGCTGCTCACCACCCTGTGGTACATCCGCGAGGTGGATCCGGCCACGCTGTTGCTGACCGGGCTCACCCGCGACGGCGTCTATCTGGTGGAAGACGGGCGTGTCACCGCCGAGGTCAACAACTTCCGGTTCAACGAGAGCCCACTGGATCTGCTGCGCCGGGCGAGCGAGGCGGGCGCTACCGAGTTGACGCTGCCGCGCGAGTGGTCCGACTGGTTCACCCGCACGGCCATGCCGCCGCTGCGGATTCCCGACTTCCACATGTCCTCGGTGAGCCGGGCCACCTGA
- the nifJ gene encoding pyruvate:ferredoxin (flavodoxin) oxidoreductase: protein MTQVTIDGNEATASVAYRLNEVCCIYPITPSSTMAELADEWSSAGRPNLWGTVPSVVEMQSEGGAAGALHGALQGGALATTFTASQGLLLMIPNMYKIAGELTSAVMHVAARSLATQGLSIFGDHSDVMAVRQTGFALLASASVQEAHDLALVAQAASLRTRVPFLHFFDGFRTSHELNTIEPLSDDDLRALVPEQLVRDHRGRALSPERPFIRGTAQNPDTYFQARETVNPFYARVPAVVDELMAGLGQRTGRDMRIVDYTGHPEAERVLVLMGSGAQTAAETVRVLAEAGEKVGSVQVRLYRPFPAEALLAALPATVRTIGVLDRTKEPGSFGEPLYLDVVATVAEAYACGQRARLPRVCGGRYGLSSKEFTPAMVAGVLTELAREHPRSRFTVGIDDDVSGTSIAYDPGFDLEADDTVRAVFFGLGSDGTVGANKNTIKILGARHDLHAQAYFVYDSKKSGSQTVSHLRFGPRPIRAPYLIGRADFVGCHQFRFLEKVDVLGRAAENATLLLNCRYPADKVWDALPGPVQRQILDKRLTVYAVDAGRIARQVGLAGRINVVLQTCFFAISNVLPREEAIARIKDAVATTYADHGADVVRRELEAVDLAVESLHRITVPDRVSNTAAPAPLVPDDAPEFVRTVTAEMMAGRGDALPVSALPVDGSYPSGTTAYEKRNISELVAAWDPDTCIQCGNCSFVCPHSVIRTKFYDEDHLTGAPPDFPSAPLGAVGLPQTRYSLQVYVEDCTGCGLCVEACPALTPGVPPAKAIDLAPREPRVATERENIAFFETLPEVNRSRVDFGTVRGTQFLEPLFEFPGACAGCGETPYLKLLSQLFGDRAMIANATGCSSIYGANLPTTPWTTDANGRGPAWSNSLFEDNAEFGLGFRLAADEHADLARRRLTELREVIGPALVDDILTAPQLRESELRAQRERVAELDARLAQLDPALTADLRSVLDHLVRRSVWIVGGDGWAYDIGAGGLDHVLAGGRNVNILVLDTEVYSNTGGQMSKATPLGAIAKFAAAGKTVPMKDLALQAIAYGNVYVARVAMGADPQHTLQAMREAEAYEGPSLVIAYSQCIAHGIDMRHGMDQQYRAVASGHWPLIRYDPMLRAAGRNPFLLDSHRPRIPLDDYRSRELRYRALANSDPAEYDRILALAEEAIAQRWSRYEQMASQGPQHFTADARKGH, encoded by the coding sequence ATGACACAGGTGACGATCGACGGCAACGAAGCCACCGCCTCGGTGGCCTACCGGCTCAACGAAGTGTGCTGCATCTATCCGATCACCCCCTCGTCGACGATGGCGGAGCTCGCCGACGAGTGGTCCAGCGCCGGACGCCCCAATCTGTGGGGCACGGTGCCGAGCGTGGTGGAGATGCAGAGCGAAGGCGGAGCGGCGGGCGCGTTACACGGCGCCCTGCAGGGCGGGGCACTGGCGACGACGTTCACCGCGTCGCAGGGGCTGTTGTTGATGATCCCGAACATGTACAAGATCGCGGGCGAACTGACCTCGGCGGTCATGCACGTCGCCGCACGATCCCTGGCCACGCAGGGACTGTCGATCTTCGGCGACCACTCCGACGTGATGGCGGTCCGCCAGACCGGGTTCGCCCTGCTCGCTTCGGCCTCGGTACAGGAGGCTCACGATCTGGCGCTGGTCGCACAGGCCGCCTCCCTGCGCACCCGGGTACCGTTCCTGCACTTCTTCGACGGCTTCCGCACCTCGCACGAACTCAACACCATCGAGCCCCTGTCCGACGACGACCTGCGTGCCCTGGTGCCCGAGCAGCTCGTCCGCGACCACCGCGGACGCGCGTTGTCGCCGGAACGCCCGTTCATCCGGGGTACCGCCCAGAACCCGGACACCTATTTCCAGGCGCGTGAGACCGTCAACCCGTTCTACGCCCGAGTTCCCGCGGTGGTCGACGAACTGATGGCCGGGCTCGGGCAGCGCACCGGACGCGACATGCGCATCGTCGACTACACCGGCCATCCCGAGGCGGAACGGGTGCTGGTGCTGATGGGTTCGGGGGCGCAGACCGCCGCCGAAACAGTCCGGGTGCTCGCCGAGGCCGGGGAGAAGGTCGGGTCGGTGCAGGTGCGGCTGTATCGGCCGTTTCCCGCCGAGGCGCTGCTCGCCGCGCTACCCGCGACGGTGCGCACGATCGGAGTGCTCGACCGCACCAAGGAGCCGGGCTCGTTCGGGGAGCCGCTGTATCTCGACGTCGTGGCCACGGTCGCCGAGGCGTACGCCTGCGGGCAGCGGGCGCGGCTACCGCGGGTGTGCGGCGGCCGCTACGGGCTCTCGTCGAAAGAGTTCACCCCCGCCATGGTGGCCGGGGTGCTCACCGAACTCGCCCGCGAGCATCCGCGCAGCCGGTTCACCGTCGGCATCGACGACGACGTGTCGGGCACCAGCATCGCCTACGATCCCGGGTTCGACCTCGAGGCCGACGACACGGTGCGGGCGGTGTTCTTCGGCCTCGGCTCCGACGGCACCGTCGGCGCCAACAAGAACACCATCAAGATCCTCGGCGCGCGGCACGACCTGCACGCCCAGGCGTACTTCGTCTACGACTCCAAGAAGTCCGGCTCGCAGACCGTCTCCCACCTGCGGTTCGGGCCCCGCCCGATCCGGGCGCCGTATCTGATCGGCCGGGCGGATTTCGTGGGCTGTCACCAGTTCCGCTTTCTGGAGAAGGTCGATGTGCTCGGCCGCGCCGCGGAGAATGCCACGCTGCTGCTGAACTGCCGGTATCCGGCCGACAAGGTGTGGGACGCGCTGCCGGGGCCGGTCCAGCGGCAGATCCTGGACAAGCGCCTGACCGTGTACGCGGTCGACGCGGGCCGCATCGCCCGCCAGGTAGGCCTGGCGGGGCGGATCAACGTGGTGCTGCAGACCTGCTTCTTCGCGATCTCGAACGTGCTGCCCCGCGAGGAGGCGATCGCCCGGATCAAGGACGCCGTCGCCACCACCTACGCCGACCACGGTGCCGACGTGGTCCGGCGCGAACTCGAGGCGGTCGATCTGGCGGTGGAATCCCTGCACCGGATCACCGTCCCGGACCGGGTGAGCAATACCGCCGCGCCGGCCCCGCTCGTGCCCGACGACGCGCCCGAGTTCGTACGCACCGTGACCGCGGAGATGATGGCGGGCCGCGGTGACGCGCTGCCCGTCAGTGCCCTGCCGGTCGACGGCAGCTACCCCAGCGGAACCACTGCCTACGAGAAACGCAACATCTCCGAACTCGTCGCCGCCTGGGATCCGGATACCTGCATCCAGTGCGGCAACTGCAGTTTCGTCTGCCCGCACAGCGTGATCCGCACCAAGTTCTACGACGAGGACCACCTCACCGGCGCCCCGCCGGACTTCCCCTCCGCCCCGCTCGGGGCCGTCGGTCTCCCGCAGACCCGCTACAGCCTGCAGGTCTACGTCGAGGACTGCACCGGCTGCGGCCTGTGCGTCGAAGCCTGTCCCGCGCTCACCCCCGGCGTCCCGCCCGCCAAGGCCATCGATCTCGCACCGCGCGAACCCCGGGTGGCCACCGAGCGGGAGAACATCGCGTTCTTCGAAACCCTGCCCGAGGTCAACCGCTCCCGCGTCGACTTCGGCACCGTGCGCGGCACCCAGTTCCTCGAGCCGCTGTTCGAGTTCCCCGGCGCCTGTGCCGGCTGTGGGGAAACCCCGTACCTGAAGCTGCTCTCGCAGCTGTTCGGCGACCGGGCGATGATCGCCAACGCCACGGGCTGCTCGTCCATCTACGGCGCGAATCTGCCCACCACCCCCTGGACGACCGACGCGAACGGGCGCGGCCCCGCATGGTCGAATTCGCTGTTCGAGGACAACGCCGAATTCGGGCTGGGGTTCCGGCTCGCCGCCGACGAACACGCCGACCTCGCTCGGCGGCGTCTGACCGAACTGCGGGAGGTGATCGGGCCCGCTCTCGTCGACGACATCCTGACCGCGCCGCAACTGCGCGAGTCCGAGCTACGCGCCCAACGGGAGCGGGTGGCCGAACTCGACGCCCGGCTCGCGCAGCTCGACCCGGCGCTGACCGCCGACCTGCGCAGTGTGCTCGACCATCTGGTCCGGCGCAGCGTGTGGATCGTCGGGGGCGACGGCTGGGCCTACGACATCGGCGCGGGCGGCCTCGACCACGTACTGGCCGGCGGCCGCAACGTCAACATCCTCGTCCTCGACACCGAGGTGTACTCCAACACCGGCGGGCAGATGTCCAAAGCCACCCCGCTGGGCGCCATCGCGAAGTTCGCCGCCGCGGGAAAGACCGTGCCGATGAAGGACCTTGCGTTGCAGGCCATCGCCTATGGCAACGTCTATGTCGCCCGCGTCGCGATGGGCGCCGATCCCCAGCACACATTGCAGGCGATGCGCGAAGCCGAAGCCTACGAGGGCCCCTCGCTGGTGATCGCCTACAGCCAGTGCATCGCGCACGGCATCGACATGCGTCACGGGATGGACCAGCAGTATCGCGCGGTGGCCAGCGGGCACTGGCCGCTGATCCGCTACGACCCGATGCTGCGGGCGGCCGGCCGCAACCCCTTCCTGCTCGACTCGCACCGCCCTCGCATCCCCCTCGACGACTACCGCAGCCGGGAACTGCGCTACCGCGCATTGGCCAACAGCGACCCGGCCGAATACGACCGGATCCTCGCCCTCGCCGAAGAGGCGATCGCGCAACGCTGGAGCCGCTACGAGCAGATGGCTTCGCAAGGGCCGCAACACTTCACCGCCGACGCTCGGAAGGGCCACTGA
- a CDS encoding TldD/PmbA family protein, whose protein sequence is MSTATSGGRAGRAVDAEFRALPLGALAEAALTAATAAGAEHADLRVHRLRTQSIRLRDGRVEAVTDSTDLGFAVRVIVDGTWGFASHAALTPRNAVAVARQAVAVATALRELNRDRVELAAEPRYADVEWVSGYDIDPFEVPTAQKVELLQDYSGRLAAADGVDHVTAGVLQVKEQTYYADTAGTILTQQRVRVHPELEATTVDSAAGVFETMRTLAAPAGRGWEYVTGADGVWDWDDELAHIPGWLAEKVKAPTVLAGPTDLVIDPTNLWLTIHESIGHATEYDRAIGYESAYAGTSFATPDKLGTLRYGSPVMQVTGDRTEPFGLATVGYDDEGVAGQRWDLVRDGVLVGYQLDRAFAPRLGLDRSNGCSYADSAHHVPIQRMANVSLAADPERDTSTEELISRVEDGLYIVGDKSWSIDMQRYNFQFTGQRFFRIRHGELAGQVRDVAYQATTTDFWGAMEAVGGPSTWRLGGAFNCGKAQPGQVAAVSHGCPSILVRGIDVLNTRTEAGR, encoded by the coding sequence GTGAGCACCGCGACTTCCGGCGGCCGGGCAGGCCGGGCCGTCGACGCCGAATTCCGCGCGCTACCACTCGGTGCGCTCGCCGAGGCCGCGCTCACCGCGGCCACGGCGGCGGGCGCCGAACACGCCGACCTGCGCGTGCACCGGTTGCGCACCCAATCCATCCGACTGCGCGACGGGCGCGTCGAGGCGGTCACCGACAGCACCGACCTCGGTTTCGCGGTACGCGTGATCGTCGACGGCACCTGGGGTTTCGCCTCACACGCCGCACTGACCCCGCGGAACGCCGTCGCGGTGGCCCGGCAGGCCGTCGCGGTCGCGACAGCCCTGCGCGAACTCAATCGCGACCGGGTGGAGCTGGCGGCCGAACCCCGCTACGCCGACGTCGAATGGGTGTCCGGCTACGACATCGACCCGTTCGAGGTGCCCACCGCGCAGAAGGTCGAGCTGCTGCAGGACTATTCGGGACGCCTGGCCGCCGCCGACGGGGTCGATCACGTCACCGCGGGTGTGCTGCAGGTCAAGGAACAGACCTACTACGCCGACACCGCCGGGACGATCCTCACCCAGCAGCGGGTGCGTGTGCACCCCGAACTCGAGGCGACCACCGTCGATTCGGCCGCCGGTGTCTTCGAGACCATGCGCACACTCGCCGCGCCCGCGGGCCGCGGCTGGGAGTACGTGACCGGTGCGGACGGCGTCTGGGACTGGGACGACGAACTCGCCCACATCCCCGGCTGGCTCGCCGAGAAGGTGAAGGCGCCCACGGTCCTGGCCGGTCCGACCGATCTCGTCATCGACCCGACGAATCTGTGGCTGACCATCCACGAATCCATCGGTCACGCCACCGAGTACGACCGCGCCATCGGCTACGAATCCGCCTACGCGGGAACTTCTTTCGCGACCCCGGACAAGCTCGGCACACTGCGTTACGGCAGCCCCGTCATGCAGGTCACCGGCGACCGCACCGAGCCGTTCGGCCTGGCCACCGTCGGCTACGACGACGAGGGCGTGGCCGGGCAGCGCTGGGATCTGGTGCGCGACGGCGTCCTCGTCGGTTACCAACTCGACCGCGCTTTCGCCCCGCGCCTGGGACTCGATCGCTCCAACGGCTGCTCCTACGCCGATTCCGCGCATCACGTGCCGATCCAGCGGATGGCCAATGTGTCGCTGGCCGCCGATCCCGAGCGCGACACCAGCACCGAGGAGCTGATCTCGCGGGTCGAGGACGGCCTCTACATCGTCGGCGACAAGTCCTGGTCGATCGACATGCAACGCTACAACTTCCAGTTCACCGGTCAGCGGTTCTTCCGCATCCGCCACGGCGAACTGGCCGGTCAGGTACGCGATGTCGCCTACCAGGCCACCACCACCGATTTCTGGGGCGCGATGGAAGCCGTCGGCGGACCGTCGACCTGGCGGCTCGGCGGCGCCTTCAACTGCGGTAAGGCCCAGCCCGGTCAGGTCGCCGCGGTCAGTCACGGCTGCCCGTCGATCCTGGTGCGCGGCATCGATGTTCTCAACACCCGGACGGAGGCTGGTCGGTGA
- a CDS encoding response regulator has translation MPITVLVVDDQELMRMGLKMVLGAHPDIEVVGEAENGAVALTRAKELRPDVVLMDVRMPVVDGVTATTRILESDTACKVLVMTTFDLDEHVLGALRAGASGFLLKDTPPEDLISAVRSVAAGDAVVSPKVTKRLLDRMVAADPAGLRDPSILDALTAREREVLEQIAAGRSNAEIAAELFLSEATVKTHVGRVLTKLGLRDRVQAVVLAYETGLVRPGG, from the coding sequence GTGCCGATCACCGTACTAGTCGTGGACGACCAAGAACTGATGCGCATGGGTTTGAAGATGGTGCTCGGCGCGCATCCCGATATCGAGGTGGTCGGCGAGGCCGAGAACGGCGCGGTGGCGCTGACCCGCGCCAAGGAACTGCGCCCCGACGTGGTGTTGATGGACGTGCGCATGCCGGTGGTCGACGGAGTCACCGCGACCACCCGCATCCTGGAGTCGGACACCGCCTGCAAAGTGCTGGTCATGACCACCTTCGACCTGGACGAGCACGTCCTCGGCGCGCTGCGCGCGGGGGCGAGCGGGTTCCTGCTCAAGGACACCCCGCCGGAGGATCTGATCTCGGCCGTCCGCAGTGTCGCGGCGGGGGACGCGGTGGTCTCGCCCAAGGTGACCAAGCGCCTGCTGGATCGCATGGTGGCCGCCGACCCCGCCGGCCTGCGCGATCCCTCGATCCTCGACGCGCTGACCGCACGCGAACGCGAGGTGCTCGAGCAGATCGCCGCGGGCCGCTCCAACGCCGAGATCGCCGCCGAGCTGTTCCTGTCCGAGGCCACGGTGAAGACCCATGTCGGTCGGGTGCTCACCAAGCTCGGCCTGCGCGACCGGGTGCAGGCGGTGGTCCTCGCCTACGAGACCGGACTGGTGCGACCCGGGGGGTGA
- a CDS encoding TSUP family transporter, which produces MSGWLGRVDLTDWLVLLTAAGAAGWVDAVVGGGGLIILPTLFLVSPGIAPATALGTNKFAAVAGTTASVLTFARKVPMNWKLLLPAAAIAAGAAAVGAAAVSLIDRDLFIPIVMVVLVAVAVFVTARPSVGITLATDPPTRRKTILVVLVAAGLIGAYDGLLGPGTGTFLIITFATLLGTEFVRAAAMAKVINCGSNVGALVFFGLTGHILFALGAGMAAANVLGAIAGSRMALRKGAEFVRIVLLVVVVVMVVRLGWQQFG; this is translated from the coding sequence ATGTCTGGTTGGCTGGGGCGCGTGGATCTCACGGACTGGCTGGTTCTCCTGACCGCCGCGGGTGCGGCGGGCTGGGTGGACGCCGTGGTCGGCGGCGGCGGGCTCATCATTCTGCCGACGCTGTTCCTGGTGTCGCCGGGCATCGCGCCCGCGACGGCGCTGGGCACCAACAAGTTCGCCGCGGTCGCGGGTACCACCGCCTCGGTGCTGACGTTCGCGCGCAAGGTCCCGATGAACTGGAAGCTGCTGCTACCCGCGGCGGCGATCGCCGCGGGCGCCGCTGCCGTGGGGGCGGCGGCGGTCTCGCTGATCGACCGGGACCTGTTCATCCCGATCGTGATGGTGGTCCTGGTCGCGGTCGCGGTCTTCGTGACCGCGCGGCCGTCGGTCGGCATCACACTGGCGACCGACCCGCCGACTCGCCGCAAGACGATCCTGGTGGTCCTGGTGGCGGCCGGTCTGATCGGCGCCTACGACGGCCTGCTCGGACCGGGGACCGGAACATTCCTGATCATCACCTTCGCCACGCTGCTGGGCACCGAGTTCGTGCGCGCCGCGGCGATGGCCAAGGTGATCAACTGCGGCTCCAATGTCGGCGCTCTGGTCTTCTTCGGCCTGACCGGGCACATCCTGTTCGCACTCGGCGCGGGGATGGCGGCGGCCAATGTGCTCGGCGCGATCGCGGGCTCGCGGATGGCGCTGCGCAAGGGCGCGGAGTTCGTTCGGATCGTGCTGCTGGTCGTGGTGGTCGTGATGGTGGTCCGGCTGGGCTGGCAGCAGTTCGGTTGA